A portion of the Mauremys reevesii isolate NIE-2019 linkage group 18, ASM1616193v1, whole genome shotgun sequence genome contains these proteins:
- the SELENOM gene encoding selenoprotein M — MSRLLLLLAGLLAPLRAYEPDWGKLQGLARGKVETCGGUWLSRLKEVKAFVTEDIPLYHNLVMKHLPGADPELVLLSFRYEELERIPLSDMSREEINQLVQELGFYRKEAPDALVPEEFQLAPARPLPTLQAKEQGAGPPFPPAPAAKSEHPRKPGNQEHPDL, encoded by the exons ATGAGccgcctgctcctgctgctggccgGGCTGCTGGCGCCCCTGCGCGCCTACGAGCCGGACTGGGGGAAGCTGCAGGGGCTGGCCCGGGGCAAGGTGGAG ACCTGCGGTGGATGATGGCTGAGCCGCCTGAAGGAG GTGAAGGCCTTTGTCACCGAGGACATCCCTCTGTA CCACAACCTGGTGATGAAGCATCtccctggagccgaccctgagCTTGTGCTGCTCAGCTTCAGATATGAGGAGCTGGAG agAATTCCCCTGAGTGACATGAGCCGGGAAGAGATTAACCAGCTGGTGCAGGAGCTGGGATTTTACCGCAAGGAGGCACCTGATGCCCTGGTGCCTGAGGAGTTCCAGCTCGCCCCAGCCAGGCCTCTGCCCACCCTGCAAGCGAAGGAGCAGGGCGCTGGACCAcccttccccccagctcctgcagccaAGAGCGAGCACCCCAGGAAGCCTGGCAACCAGGAACACCCAGATCTATAG